Genomic DNA from Hypanus sabinus isolate sHypSab1 chromosome 14, sHypSab1.hap1, whole genome shotgun sequence:
ATTTTGTCACAGTCATTGAGTTAGGGTTGTTAAACAATTATAATTTCAGGATAGTGTCAGAATTTCTCTGGATCATCTGGAAATTTAACCAACCCACAAAGAAATCACTTCTACTTCTCAATTTTCTGTTTCACTCTTCCAGGGTTGTTCCTTCGGAATGGCCTTTTCTTCAGGCTTCGGAAAAACCGATAAATTTAAAACATATCTGATATAACAGCGCCCAAACTGAACAATATTCCTATTTTCCTCAGTTATAGCTTCAAATCGCTCCAGTTTAAGTGCTCTATTCATTCACTAAAGTTAGGCTTTTTAAAGTTTCAGGTCTGGTTGTTAACCGTACCAATCAACAAATCCTGAGTTCTAATGAAGCTAATAATTATGCCATTGTTATTACCCATTGTATGGCCTTTCATACCTCAATAAATTGTAATCTGAATTACAACTCATCTTGCGTCATTCCCGTAATAAAGTTACTACATCGGATATATTGAAACAGGTTTTATCTGATTGCCCAACGAAAGAACTCCCTCTAATTTTATCTTTATTAGTTTATAGAATAAACTGCTTCCCATTTTATACAGTCCCGCCAAGTTACCCAATTAGGGTTGTGTACAAAATGTTTTCTAAAAATATGTGTTCTTGCCCAGACGTCTAACTTTCgtgaggtttttaaaaaaaaaatgaagtccaaattcaaccaaccacTAGCGGAACTCCCATTTTGATGTATCAGCGTCTATTGTTTTGGTCAGGGGTTCATGAAGTTGCTCTGGATAGATCATCACGGAGGATCCCATAAGGAATTGTGTAGATTGCACCTACATTCACTTATAATAACTTTCTCTTGCATACTGTTGATTATCACTAGTTCATGTCGAATTTGTAACAACTACAGTTGTATAGAACTTAAAAACTTATTTCTAAAAGTCAGTTTTAATCACAGAGGAACCGAATTTACATTGGAAACATTTTCTTTTAAAATAATTCTCATCTAGATTTCACTCTGGTCCTTGATGATCTCTCTTTTAATCCTCTTCATCCTCACTGGCACAATGCTGGGTCCTGATATTCTCGCTACTATTCCAGTTTCCGTCTATATTGTGGCCCTGCTGATGCCAATTGTCGGATACGTTGCTGGTTATGGCCTGGCTACCCTCTTTGATCTGTCTCCCAACTGCAAAAGGACAGTTTCCTTGGAGACTGGATGTCAAAACGTGCAACTCTGTACAGCCATTCTGAAGTTAGCCTTCCCGCCCCAGATTATCGGCGGTATCTCCATGTTTCCACTGCTGTACGCTCTGTTCCAAGCTACAGAAGCCACCCTGTTTGTTTTAGGGTACAAAATCTACAGACGAGATGCGTGGTTAAAGCAAAAGCCATCAGATGAGGACGAGACGGACATTTTGTACAATAAACTCAAAGAAGATATAAATGCGTCGGTATACGAAGCTATGAGAGAACAACTCACCACTGTAATAGAACCCACTACAAGTGCAACTCAACTGTGAAACGCCATGGGCTAATAACCCCGTAACTGATTGCTGTATCTgctttaaggctgatttatactcaCGCGTCGCGGCGacacagaccgcaacaactgtgattggtccgcttgatAGCATCGCATTTCTTCCTACACATCGccagttgcttcttctctgccatgtctatacaccgatgcgaaatagatgaaccaaatctaCGCCTACATACGAAAATGTTTAAAATGCATTTCTTCATCCAcatctctcacgaagaaactcaacacagtagcatagaaaccccaccgccaactagcttAAGGCTTAACCCCACCTTCTACACGTGCTCTGTGCGATCCGGATGTTCTTGGTTGGTAAATTAGTATATTGAAGAATATCTGAATTAATAGTGGATTTCACAAGTGAAAGTTTGTTATTCACTGTATGCATGTAAATAATGATCTTTTGACTGTTATATATAGTGATCCCTCAAAACATTTAATACATTCTACGTGAAATTTCAAAATCCGTTGGGATTTCGTCTATAACTATTATTTATGTTCATATACGATATATCTAATACAATTTTTACTTGAATTATATGAACCATCAGAAATAATATAACTTGTTTCAGAGCTGCTTCAATTCTAGTTGCAATGTTTTCTTCACACGTGACTAATAAAGTTATCTGAAAACCGTGAGCACAGCTTGTTAAAGGAATTGTTTGAGTCAATCAAAGACAGCCGTGTAATTGACTGAGTGGACTATTTAAATAAAGCAAGGCTTTGTTTCTCTCTGCCTAAAGCAATGGCTACCTTAGGGGAAGAGGCGTTTGATTATATTTACTCGCCATATAATCCTTACTCTTATCAATATTTGAGTTATCGACCAAAAAGTTGTAATTGGAGGCAAAGACAGTACCTAAACAAATATGTGGACCCTATCGAGTATTTCGACAACTATCAACGCGCTCAGCTCAAAGCCATATTGTCTCAGGTAAACCCAAACTTAACTCCAAGAATGAGAAAAGCCAACACCAAAGACATCGGAGTGCAGGTTAGCCCTAAAATCGACGCGTCTGTGCAATGTTCCTTAGGTCCAAGAACACTCATGAAGATGACTATTAGGCAGAAAGAAGTAACCTTCAAATACCGGGCTTCACCAAACCAGGTCCAAGGGAGTCAGGCGAGTATGCCCAAGAATGTTCGATTCCGGAGAACCATGGCTATCTTCTCGCCTCTCATGTCGTCCAACCTAAACACATTCATCAATAAAGACGACCAGGATACTAGAAAGGCAGATTCTAAAGAGCCGCGAGAAAAGACACTTTCAGAAGAAGTGAAGGAAAACGAAAAACAGGAGGCCACGTTGGAGCCAGTGCAGAATTCAGAGGAGACAAGCTCAACAGTTCTGCATGGGACTAATACCCAAGAACCTGAGAATAcaaagaaaaagcaaaataaCGAAGATGTAGTAGTCAATACTGCCAAAAATGAGAGTCGGCT
This window encodes:
- the zar1 gene encoding zygote arrest protein 1; its protein translation is MATLGEEAFDYIYSPYNPYSYQYLSYRPKSCNWRQRQYLNKYVDPIEYFDNYQRAQLKAILSQVNPNLTPRMRKANTKDIGVQVSPKIDASVQCSLGPRTLMKMTIRQKEVTFKYRASPNQVQGSQASMPKNVRFRRTMAIFSPLMSSNLNTFINKDDQDTRKADSKEPREKTLSEEVKENEKQEATLEPVQNSEETSSTVLHGTNTQEPENTKKKQNNEDVVVNTAKNESRLKFQFLEQKYGYFHCKDCSARWESAYVWCVQGTNKVYFKQFCRTCEKAYNPYRVENITCQTCRQTRCTCPIKMRHVDPKRPHRQDLCGRCKGKRLSCDSTFSFKYII
- the slc10a4 gene encoding LOW QUALITY PROTEIN: sodium/bile acid cotransporter 4 (The sequence of the model RefSeq protein was modified relative to this genomic sequence to represent the inferred CDS: inserted 1 base in 1 codon), with the translated sequence MLGLGCTVEAQQLGTHLRRPVAIVLAAITQFVIMPLVAFLLALLFSLPEXGCCPGGNLSNIMAVLVNGDMNLSIMMTVSSTLLALLLMPLCLWIYSRAWINTPVVQLMPFGATIILTLCSTLIPIGLGVFIRFKYSRAAVILLKISLWSLMISLLILFILTGTMLGPDILATIPVSVYIVALLMPIVGYVAGYGLATLFDLSPNCKRTVSLETGCQNVQLCTAILKLAFPPQIIGGISMFPLLYALFQATEATLFVLGYKIYRRDAWLKQKPSDEDETDILYNKLKEDINASVYEAMREQLTTVIEPTTSATQL